CCCCACTCACTCCCCCAGGCCGCCTTTTAGCTACACAACAAATTCTGGTCCTGGGTCAGCAATTCAGCTGTCAGCCTGCCTCAAGCTACCATCCCCTAGTGTCTTTCTGCCCCGGGGCACTGACCTTCATCCTGGATCTCTGGAGGTTCCCAATCTTTTCCTGCAGTACGTCCACTGTCATGCCGAGCTTAGAAGAGGCTCCCAGATTAGCTGAGGGCAAAGGAGGGGGTGGCTGTtagaggcagagatggggaaaGACCCTTCATCTAGGGCTCCACTTGCTTCTGCCAGGAGACGTCCGAGGTGGCACTGGCCACCAGAAAGATACTGTGAGCCTGGGGCCTTCCAGGTCATTTACCTTTTCTAGtagtcattcttttcttttctttttttctttttaagtttatttattcattgggagggagagagagagcgtgaacaagcgggggaggggcagagagagagagggagagaatcccaagcaggctctgtactgtcagtgcaaagcctgatgtggggcttgaactcatgaaccatgagatcaaaacttgagccgaagtcagaggcttaaccaactgagccacccaggcgcccctgagtagctacagtcttttaaaaaaaatcttaaaatgggcacctgggtggctcagttaaatgtctgacttaggctcaggtcatggtctcatggtttgggagtttgagccctgaattgggctctgtgctgatagtgtagagcctgctcgggactctgactctcttctccctctctctgtccctcgtccactctctttttctcaacataaataaactgtatttaaaaaattttttttttaatgtttatttttgagagagagacagagcatgagcaggggggggggcagagagagggagacacagaatccaaagcaggctctgaatcgtcagcacagagcccaacgtggggctcaaactcatgaacctgaagattatgacctgagccgaagttggatgcttaactgactgagtcacccaggtgcccctaaatacattttaaaaaaatattaaaaggagcaGATAagattaattttgatattttatttaactcaatatatgATATAAAAGTATCATTTGAATATATGATACAAAATTATTGAGATGTTTTACATTCCTGTTTTCATCAAGGTTTCAATATCTGACATGCACTTCACCCTTGGAGTGCACCTGCACTTGAACTTGCCCCATCTCAAGTGTCCAACAGCCACAAGTGCCTCCTGGTATTATATTAGACAGCACAGGCCTAGGGAGGCCTTTCTGGAGTTTATTCTAGTCTCAGAAAAGGCCCTGAGCTGGGAttcctggctagctcagtcagcagatcaagtcagactcttgatctcagggttacgaattcgagccccacattgggtatagagattacttctttttttttttttaattaaaaaaaattttaatttatttttgagagagacagagacagactgcaagtgggttggggcagagagagagggagacacagaagcagaagcaggctctgagctatcagtacaaagcccgacgcgagcctcaaactcacaaaccgtgagaccatgacctgagctgaagtcagacgctcaaccgactgagccacccaggcaccccagagattactttaaaaaaaatcttcaaataggATAGGGCAACAGGCCTCACAGTGGGTCCTCTGAGCCAGCAGCATCAGAATCAGatgctggggggcacctgggtggctcagtcagttaagcatccaacttgggcttgggtcatgatctcacaattccataatgggctctctgctctcagagcagagcccacttcggatcctcagtcccctccctttctctgcccctcctctgcttcttgTGCTGTGCACAcaagtgctctctttctctctcgctcgttcaaaaacaaataaacattaaaaaaaaaatcagctgctGGAATgggtcagaaatgcaaattcttgggccctgCTCAGACCACTGAGTCAGAAACcccaggggtggggcccagcagtctGTGCTTTAACAAGTCTCCTGGGGATGCTGAGGGGACAAGGTTGAGAAGCAGTAGATGAGGCTACCCTGCCCTCCAGTCCCCTCAGTGAGCCTCTGTCCAGCATGGGCGTAAAATGGGAGCACAAATCTGCAGGTACCACTGCCACCCACAAAGCTTCTGTGGTCTTTAAGGACACATTTGTTTGCCTGGCAGTGGCTCCTAATCTCAAACTGACCACTTCATCTGGGGCCTGTTCAGTGCTCTCGGACATTCTGGCTGATCCAGACTTATCAACACATCGTACAGTAGTGCTGTATCACATGGGCTGTCGAAAGGAAGTTTTCCAGAGTAATTGTGATGTGGGATTCTCCTTCTTCGGGGCCAACTTTAGACCCTAACCACCCCTCTCCCCTATGATAAGACCTCACTGTACATTCATGGTAAAAGAATAGACCAATAAGAGGCTAATGCTGAAGCCGAAGGAAAGAATGGCTAACAGTTAATACGGATTTTGCTGGGGGAGCTAAATGAAGGCGATGAGGGACTTCTCGGAGGCCGCTGGGAGGGCCTGagcccctgccacctcccccgGAGCCAGGCAGAGCCTACCTAGATAAGTCAAGCGCTGCTGAAGGCTGGACGACAGCTGTACAAAATCTTCTTTCAGGGAGTCGTGTCTAATGGGCATCTGGGCTATGTGGCCCATGGAGTACCTGACAGCCTCCTTCTTGTCCTCGGTGGTCACGGCATTCTGGGCAGCCAGCATGGCCTGGGACAAGGCCCTACCGGGGGAGATGCTGGCAGCAGAGTATGGGGGATAGAAGTCTTCACTGTACCCCTGCAAGTCTTCTGCCTTGGTGTCCTCAGCCAAGGACACAGAGGCCAAGGCCCCACGGGAAGATCCCGTGCCCAGGATGTCTGCGAAGACCCCTAGGGGCCCAGATGCAGCCACGGATGTTGCTATGGTGGCCAACTTGGTGGCCGGGGCGTTTTTGATGGCCTTGGTGGCGGCCTCAGCTTGCCGGGCTGCCAGTGTGGCGGCCTTTGCGtaggaggcggcggcggcagccGCAATGGTGGCGGTGGTCTTCAACCGCTGAAGGGCAGATGGGGGAGCTGCTTTGGGGTCCTCAGCCCTGGGGGTCCTGGCCTGAGGAGCTGGCATGTCGTGGGATAAATATTCTTCTTGATTTTCTGAGACAGCCGGCAGCAGATGTACCTGTGCGTGGCTGGACTGTGACCACAGTGGACAGGGCCAAGCGGAGCCAAACTCCATGGCTGGTGGGGGGGCCCTGAATCCCTGGGACTGTGCAGGCAGGAGGCCTGATGGATCTGGGCCAAGCTGCAAGGAGCCCGAGACCCCAGAAGGCCAACTGCTAGCTCTGGACCAGCCTCTGGGAAGACGCCAGCCTGCTGGTGGTGTGGGCTGAAACCCTGGGGCAGGTGCAGGCCCAGAGACAGCCTCAGGGGCAAGGGCGGCCCCAGGTCTGAGGGCAGGCCCAGGTGCTAGTGGGAATCCAGGTGTCAGACTAGGCCCCAGCACAGGCCCTGGTGCAGGAGTGGGCTTAGACTGTGGCCTCCGCGtgggcccaggcccaggctcgGGCGCAGACCCAGGCTCGGGCCCAGGCTCAGGCTCGGGCGCAGACCCAGGCTTGGGCACTTGAGGCTGCCCCGGCCCCTGGGCCCCGGCGAGTAGAACAGCTTGGGCAGATTCCTCCTCCTGTAGCTCCTCCAGGATTTCGTAATGCCAGGCAGATTCCGGTAACCTGGGGCGTTCGGTGACCCCTGAGACCGGGACACGACGAACAGCTTCAGGGTACTCCGTGGTCTGGGGATGATCTGTCTTTGGGGGCTGATCCACAATCTGCAACAGCTCCGAATCATCAAACCGTAGTGAACTGGTTCCTTGTGTTAAAGTTCCCTGTGGACAGGGGTGAGGCTGGCCAGGGCTGCTCCAGGCCAGCTCAGCGGTCCCCCTGCCCGCTCCTGCACCCTCAACTGCTGCCCCTCCGTTTCCCCCTTCACTCACGGGGCTGAACATGGCTTCATGGAGGCTGCTCCAGAGCACCATGTCCTCAGCTTTGGGGATGGTGAGGATCTTGCTCTGGAGAGAAACCTGGGGGACAGGGTTGGGAATGATGGGCGAGGCCCTCAGGTGGCTCCTTGGTCCATACTTACCTTTCCTGATTGTGTTCTCCTccttacccctcccccccccccagccccctgggccTGGAGGTCAGGGGACTCGGGAGGGAGGACAGCACCGAGGCCCTCACCACTTTCTGCTGCAGCACACTTATCTTCTGGGTCTGTCCTCTCAGATCCTCCAAGAAAGTATCCATTCTTTCTGGGTGCATCTGTCAAATGAGCCAAGTCTGTGGGCCTGCAGGTTCTCATCCTGGCCCTGCTTCTCCCACAGCTCAAAGACAAGGACTTAGCTCTAGGTGACAGAATTGGAGAAGGAAGAACAGATCCCAAAGCAAAGTGCTTCCCGGGGAGTGGGAAAGGGGTAGAAGAGGGTTCCCTGggaaaataagtttggaaaatgcTGGGCTTAAAAGGATTCAATGGGTTTCTGTACTGcagaacttctcagagcctttaatggGCAAAAGTACATTAAGAATCTCCAAGAGGTAGGCTGAGGaggcatttatttttctccacagatTTGTCAAAGAAACCTTTTTAGTGCTTCGTGATGCCCTTTCTTCTCAGATGGGAGCTATTCGGACTGAGTTTTCACAAGTGCCATGACAATCAAATGTGTACAGTGACCTGTGAGTTGGGAATAATACACTAAACCATGCTATCTGGGGACAAGTTGTAAAACCTCAGTCACAATACCAGCCTGCAGGAGTGGAGACCTGGCCTCTGAGCCCAGCTCTGACTCACCAGCTGTGACCTCATGCTTCAGGGATGCTGTGTCCTTCCACATCATGGTAAGGAGTTAGTATGCACCTGGATTGATGTCCTTGTGACTCCAAGGGGAGATAGACTGTATGCCTATGCTAGGTTTATTCCACTTTGCAGCGTGGACAGAGCTTTATAGAATAGGAAAAGCTGTAATCTTTCTGCTAAGTTGGTGGAATATAAGCCTGGAGTTACCAAGACTTAGGGAGTACCTGTCTGAGAATGAAGCCAGTCCAGAGGAAAGTATCAGTGACAGATGTTGATGTGGCATGAACACCTAGATCTGGTTGTACCTAAAGGCAACTCTGGACATTTTAGTAAATGAGACACtacattctcttattttgcctAAGCCAGGATGAACTAGGTTTCTGTAACTTACAAATGATCTCCTAACACAGCAGAGTGAGGAGCATGGTGGGAGCCACGGACAGTTTAGTGGCACGGGCTAGATGGGAGCCATGAAGAGTTTAATGGGATGGGCTAAGTGGCTGGTCAATGTCAaaccccttctcctgctctcaggGCTGTGTTCTTTGATTAAGAACAGGCTCCTTAGATTTACCTTGTCCCCCCCAACCATCTGAGGTCCAAGCAGCATGGCCAGACAGCATGGAGGATGCTAGAGAGGGTCTACCTTTTCAAGTATGTCCTTCAGTTTGTCCATATCCTTTCTGAGAGTTTCAGTGGAGACCTTGAGTGCATAAATGTCAGTGAGCAAATCCTGCAGAATCTTCATGGactgaaggggaagaagaggggaaaatgtgAAGTTGGGTGTGGCTGGGGGGAAAGGTATGTGAAGTGCAGAAGCTCTTTGGTGATGCCCATGGTCTAAGAAGTCCTCTTGGCTCTACCAAGGCCCAGGCTGGAACATACTCAGAGGCTAGCATATGACACCAAAGTCAACAGTGCTGAGCTCCCAGGTGGTCTGGGTGGGAAGGAGGCAACTCTACATTTCAATGTATTCAGTAACCAGGAGTCCCTCATTAGGAAGCCTCTCATGCCCTTTGGTGGGACATCAGCAAGGGAGTTATGAttggatttacattttaaaagggtcCCTCTGGCTGCATGTGTAGATTGGCTCCCGGAGGGTAAGGGAGAAAGCCAGAGGACCAG
This window of the Neofelis nebulosa isolate mNeoNeb1 chromosome 18, mNeoNeb1.pri, whole genome shotgun sequence genome carries:
- the C18H16orf96 gene encoding uncharacterized protein C16orf96 homolog isoform X1, with amino-acid sequence MDTQKPSPASPPCRMSFSLTFSELVNIAIPQCGVVNFKALHLLLQGILEHIHLAELKKVLSGDEDFLQTPLAAFMPREADAQPILHPMKRLSNVFDHVVSRIDKMESQLAMLQDLPSTSQLLEGSRGKGQPAQDLWHLIKLRKMVESNEEAIAKSMKILQDLLTDIYALKVSTETLRKDMDKLKDILEKMHPERMDTFLEDLRGQTQKISVLQQKVVSLQSKILTIPKAEDMVLWSSLHEAMFSPGTLTQGTSSLRFDDSELLQIVDQPPKTDHPQTTEYPEAVRRVPVSGVTERPRLPESAWHYEILEELQEEESAQAVLLAGAQGPGQPQVPKPGSAPEPEPGPEPGSAPEPGPGPTRRPQSKPTPAPGPVLGPSLTPGFPLAPGPALRPGAALAPEAVSGPAPAPGFQPTPPAGWRLPRGWSRASSWPSGVSGSLQLGPDPSGLLPAQSQGFRAPPPAMEFGSAWPCPLWSQSSHAQVHLLPAVSENQEEYLSHDMPAPQARTPRAEDPKAAPPSALQRLKTTATIAAAAAASYAKAATLAARQAEAATKAIKNAPATKLATIATSVAASGPLGVFADILGTGSSRGALASVSLAEDTKAEDLQGYSEDFYPPYSAASISPGRALSQAMLAAQNAVTTEDKKEAVRYSMGHIAQMPIRHDSLKEDFVQLSSSLQQRLTYLANLGASSKLGMTVDVLQEKIGNLQRSRMKEEELERIWGHQIEIIKDHHLMLDRAVEKLQTRLGDLKIVHAQIENLEMHKVDKSVMEQELKEKADRSTLAGKASRADLETVAMELNEMIQSMLFRVVTHENDWKKTEEKLSKDLSTKLAHSDLDDLKKDVDEVWKIVRKLLIEGLRFDPDSAAGFRKKLFERVKCISCDRPVEMMTGPQLITIRKAHLLSRLRPASANSYEYLQRQRMREHQQLQQLQDLEDQDRSLDALGPQQDWGDGPGNDANLKFKSYDLSTFYPYGDPEVLDYDTAEVDILGVDGILYKGRMINQDGARPSTGVEKELEAVKVPHPPTRSLYDRERPSALFGAIYPRLHPRKSVCSATSGSQPPMPARPPSLLPLPLLPPLTPSQGDPQQVPRPARHTRPLRLESRASTQPASPTVSK
- the C18H16orf96 gene encoding uncharacterized protein C16orf96 homolog isoform X4, with amino-acid sequence MDTQKPSPASPPCRMSFSLTFSELVNIAIPQCGVVNFKALHLLLQGILEHIHLAELKKVLSGDEDFLQTPLAAFMPREADAQPILHPMKRLSNVFDHVVSRIDKMESQLAMLQDLPSTSQLLEGSRGKGQPAQDLWHLIKLRKMVESNEEAIAKSMKILQDLLTDIYALKVSTETLRKDMDKLKDILEKMHPERMDTFLEDLRGQTQKISVLQQKVVSLQSKILTIPKAEDMVLWSSLHEAMFSPGTLTQGTSSLRFDDSELLQIVDQPPKTDHPQTTEYPEAVRRVPVSGVTERPRLPESAWHYEILEELQEEESAQAVLLAGAQGPGQPQVPKPGSAPEPEPGPEPGSAPEPGPGPTRRPQSKPTPAPGPVLGPSLTPGFPLAPGPALRPGAALAPEAVSGPAPAPGFQPTPPAGWRLPRGWSRASSWPSGVSGSLQLGPDPSGLLPAQSQGFRAPPPAMEFGSAWPCPLWSQSSHAQVHLLPAVSENQEEYLSHDMPAPQARTPRAEDPKAAPPSALQRLKTTATIAAAAAASYAKAATLAARQAEAATKAIKNAPATKLATIATSVAASGPLGVFADILGTGSSRGALASVSLAEDTKAEDLQGYSEDFYPPYSAASISPGRALSQAMLAAQNAVTTEDKKEAVRYSMGHIAQMPIRHDSLKEDFVQLSSSLQQRLTYLANLGASSKLGMTVDVLQEKIGNLQRSRMKEEELERIWGHQIEIIKDHHLMLDRAVEKLQTRLGDLKIVHAQIENLEMHKVDKSVMEQELKEKADRSTLAGKASRADLETVAMELNEMIQSMLFRVVTHENDWKKTEEKLSKDLSTKLAHSDLDDLKKDVDEVWKIVRKLLIEGLRFDPDSAAGFRKKLFERVKCISCDRPVEMMTGPQLITIRKAHLLSRLRPASANSYEYLQRQRMREHQQLQQLQDLEDQDRSLDALGPQQDWGDGPGNDANLKFKSYDLSTFYPYGDPEVLDYDTL
- the C18H16orf96 gene encoding uncharacterized protein C16orf96 homolog isoform X5, which encodes MDTQKPSPASPPCRMSFSLTFSELVNIAIPQCGVVNFKALHLLLQGILEHIHLAELKKVLSGDEDFLQTPLAAFMPREADAQPILHPMKRLSNVFDHVVSRIDKMESQLAMLQDLPSTSQLLEGSRGKGQPAQDLWHLIKLRKMVESNEEAIAKSMKILQDLLTDIYALKVSTETLRKDMDKLKDILEKMHPERMDTFLEDLRGQTQKISVLQQKVVSLQSKILTIPKAEDMVLWSSLHEAMFSPGTLTQGTSSLRFDDSELLQIVDQPPKTDHPQTTEYPEAVRRVPVSGVTERPRLPESAWHYEILEELQEEESAQAVLLAGAQGPGQPQVPKPGSAPEPEPGPEPGSAPEPGPGPTRRPQSKPTPAPGPVLGPSLTPGFPLAPGPALRPGAALAPEAVSGPAPAPGFQPTPPAGWRLPRGWSRASSWPSGVSGSLQLGPDPSGLLPAQSQGFRAPPPAMEFGSAWPCPLWSQSSHAQVHLLPAVSENQEEYLSHDMPAPQARTPRAEDPKAAPPSALQRLKTTATIAAAAAASYAKAATLAARQAEAATKAIKNAPATKLATIATSVAASGPLGVFADILGTGSSRGALASVSLAEDTKAEDLQGYSEDFYPPYSAASISPGRALSQAMLAAQNAVTTEDKKEAVRYSMGHIAQMPIRHDSLKEDFVQLSSSLQQRLTYLANLGASSKLGMTVDVLQEKIGNLQRSRMKEEELERIWGHQIEIIKDHHLMLDRAVEKLQTRLGDLKIVHAQIENLEMHKVDKSVMEQELKEKADRSTLAGKASRADLETVAMELNEMIQSMLFRVVTHENDWKKTEEKLSKDLSTKLAHSDLDDLKKDVDEVWKIVRKLLIEGLRFDPDSAAGFRKKLFERVKCISCDRPVEMMTGPQLITIRKAHLLSRLRPASANSYEYLQRQRMSCEGSASPNSKPV
- the C18H16orf96 gene encoding uncharacterized protein C16orf96 homolog isoform X3 → MDTQKPSPASPPCRMSFSLTFSELVNIAIPQCGVVNFKALHLLLQGILEHIHLAELKKVLSGDEDFLQTPLAAFMPREADAQPILHPMKRLSNVFDHVVSRIDKMESQLAMLQDLPSTSQLLEGSRGKGQPAQDLWHLIKLRKMVESNEEAIAKSMKILQDLLTDIYALKVSTETLRKDMDKLKDILEKMHPERMDTFLEDLRGQTQKISVLQQKVVSLQSKILTIPKAEDMVLWSSLHEAMFSPGTLTQGTSSLRFDDSELLQIVDQPPKTDHPQTTEYPEAVRRVPVSGVTERPRLPESAWHYEILEELQEEESAQAVLLAGAQGPGQPQVPKPGSAPEPEPGPEPGSAPEPGPGPTRRPQSKPTPAPGPVLGPSLTPGFPLAPGPALRPGAALAPEAVSGPAPAPGFQPTPPAGWRLPRGWSRASSWPSGVSGSLQLGPDPSGLLPAQSQGFRAPPPAMEFGSAWPCPLWSQSSHAQVHLLPAVSENQEEYLSHDMPAPQARTPRAEDPKAAPPSALQRLKTTATIAAAAAASYAKAATLAARQAEAATKAIKNAPATKLATIATSVAASGPLGVFADILGTGSSRGALASVSLAEDTKAEDLQGYSEDFYPPYSAASISPGRALSQAMLAAQNAVTTEDKKEAVRYSMGHIAQMPIRHDSLKEDFVQLSSSLQQRLTYLANLGASSKLGMTVDVLQEKIGNLQRSRMKEEELERIWGHQIEIIKDHHLMLDRAVEKLQTRLGDLKIVHAQIENLEMHKVDKSVMEQELKEKADRSTLAGKASRADLETVAMELNEMIQSMLFRVVTHENDWKKTEEKLSKDLSTKLAHSDLDDLKKDVDEVWKIVRKLLIEGLRFDPDSAAGFRKKLFERVKCISCDRPVEMMTGPQLITIRKAHLLSRLRPASANSYEYLQRQRMREHQQLQQLQDLEDQDRSLDALGPQQDWGDGPGNDANLKFKSYDLSTFYPYGDPEVLDYDTAEVDILGVDGILYKGRMINQDGARPSTGVEKELEGGLHTAT